ctttggagcctcaggcatgagaatctctctgcataaccattatggtatctactccCGCCCTGGACTTTTCATGTACGCTAATGTACTCACACAAAATCTTAGGTTATTTGGTTTAATTTCCTTGTTCTacagccaaacaaacaaaaacactgagCCCCCAAGAAAAGTGCCCGGGTAGACACAGCGAGTGAGCATAGGTTAGAAGATGCAAGtttagggggggtcgggcggtagcgcagcgggttaagcgcaggtggcgcaaagcacgaggaccggtggaaggatcccggttcgagtccctggctccccacctgcaggggagtcgcttcacagtcggtgaagcatgtctgcaggtgtctgtctttctctccccctctctgtcttcccctcctccctccatttctctgtcctatccaacaaccatgacatcaataacaacaataataagtacaacaataaaacaacaagggcaacaaaagggaaaataaaaaagaaaaaaagaaaaggagagagacagacagacacgtgcaggcctacttcaccactcaagaagatttcccccgtaggtggggactgggggcttgaagccgggtccttgagcactgtaatgtgtgctcagccagatgcgccaTCACCTGCCTCACCGTTTTTAAGTAGTTCATAACTGAACTGAAGCAGATGTtgcatgaatttatttatttatttgcctccagggttatcactggggctcagtgcctgcactacacgtccactgctcctggaggctttccccccccattttcttgcccttgttgttgttgacattgatgttgtcgttgttggataggacagagagaaatggagagaggaggggaaggcagagagggtgagagaaagacagacactgcagacctgcttcaccgcctgggaagcgactcccctgcaggtggggagccgggggctcgaaccgggatccttctgccggtccttgtgctttgcaccacctgcgcttaaccctctgcgctaccgcccagcccccccaaaaGATATATAGACACATTTTATCAAAAGTAAAGTCGTGTAAACTTTATTGTCAATTACAAAGATACAAAAGCGTCTCTTAAAATATTGGCCATCTCCCTCCACAGAAAGCCTGAGTATCTGATAGCATATACACGTTTGCGGTCTCAGAAGTGAAATGAGTGAAAGGGACAAAGGAAGGCCCGTTCGCTCTGTGTGATCTCTGATGACACTTTGCTGCAGTGCTGGacgatggacccagggtccaacCCCTGCATGGTACTGATGAGCCACCTCCAGGCCCGCGGGGAAAGACAGAAGTCTTTCCTTCTTTAAGGGGGAGACACAGGTGCCCCGTGGGCTGCTGGGATCAAGCCAAGCTCCCCGGCGCTTGTAACCATGGTGTGGAGTACCGTGTCAGCTTGCTCCTTTTTATTCTGTAACCACAACTATAGTTCTTCTGATGAAAAAGTCTCAGCCATCCAGGTTTATTGGGAGTGTTCAGTGCAAGAGAAGGAACCACCCCCTGCCCTGACCGGGATGTGGATCAGCAAAGTCCCCGCGAGTTTCACGATCGATTGGGTTGATATGGAAATCAACGCAAACGAATGCATGTTGTTGCTGCCCACAGAGATTAGTGCTTTGCCCCCTGACAGCGGCACTCTGTCGGGCTTCTGTGTTCTTCTTTGTCAGAGCCTGGAACCCGAGAGCCTCAGGCGGGAACATCAGGCTGGTTTTCAGGACGCGTGACGACCTGCCACAGGTCTGGGATCCCAACCCCAGAGTTTGTCTGGGATTTTTTTCAAGAACTTTGCAACTTCAGGTAATAAAAATGACGTGATCGTAACTGCCTTCTGTACGTTTCTGTACTTTCAAGTTCTTTGTGTTTGATTCAGTGGAAACTGCACTGTAACCCCCCAACTACTGCTGGTCATTGACAAGAAAAGCAGAGAGCACTTCCCTGTGAAGTCAACTCAGGCTGAAACTGACGGACTGACGGACGGACGGACGAGGGCCTGACTGTGTGCATGGCTTTCCTGCTCCAGGCTGCCTTTCTCACTCGCCTAGTCAGCTAGTCAGCTagatagaaacaaacaaagagggagatggcaccacagctctggtttatggtggcgtgaGGGGTTGagtgagactttggagcctgagacaCGAAAGCCTTCTCGCTTAAGCGCTGCGTGATCCGCTGACAGAAAAAGCAGACTACATGCATGTAAGATGGGAAATAACAAATGGGGGCTTGGACTGTAGTTCAGCGGTGGAGCATGCACTTAGCACGTAtgaccctgggtttgaacctggatactgCCTGGGCACCCCAACCACCCCTgacccaaaaaataaaataagcaaaataggTTTTTTTAGTAAAGTGGTAAACATTCCTCAGTGTCTGCAAGAGATATGAATATATGTGTGGGGGTCATacatggtggagcacctggttaagcgcacacactacagtgtgcaaggacctgggtttgagcccccggtctccacctgcagggggaaagcttcccgagtggtgaagcagggctgcaggtgtctctctgtctctctctacccccgcttgccctcttaatttctggctttctctatccaataaaaatatttaaaaagctacatatatatgtatatatattaatatatttgggACCAATATACTAGGAGATAGTCATAACTACATCCATTAATTtttagaaaaacatttaaaattctttctttctttctctctctctctctctctctctttcacctccagggttatcactgggacttgatgccagctctacgaatccactgctcctggtggcttactttttctttttcctccattttatttggtaagacagaaggaaattgagagaagggggagatagagaaggagagagaaagagagacacctgcagcccccgcTTAACTGctagtgaagcgtcccccctacaggtggggagaaggcgctcaaacccgggtcctttccttagtactgtgtgcaattaactaggtgtgccactgcccagcccttaagTATTcttcttttcaaaagaaaaatctgaTTCATAAATATTTCCACTCCAAGTGGTTAAAGTAAGTCGTAGTGCTTAGGCAAGCCAGCTTTATCTGGACGATGCGTTTGTGCAGACAGACACCTCACCGACTTTCTCGTGAAGCATTTCAGTATGACCCACGCGCCCAGCAGTGGGCTGACACGTCACATGGTTCATCAGAACACGCGGAGCGGGTTCAGTTTTCATTTTCCGGATCATGTTCTTCTGGGGCGCCCTTTCCTCTTGTACTTGAATACGTGATAAAATCCTGGACCTTGCCCTTCAGGACGTCCAGCTCACGCTGCATCTTCAACATGCTGTTGTCGTACTGAACGCCCTCAAGGGCTCTCTGCAGCTCCATCACCTCAGACACTGCGTTCAGCATGTCCTCCTCCACGTGGAACATCTGAACTGTCAGGTCCTCCACTTTCTTCTCTGTCCCCATCAGGTCCTGAGAGACTCTGAGCACGGACCGCACGGCATTTTCGATGGCTGGGAGATGCGTCTTGCACTCCTCCACTTTGGGCTCGTAGCTGGAAAGCTTGAGCGTCAGCTCTTTGCCCCTGGCAAACAGTTCATTCTTTTCCGCTTCTAATTTCCTAACGGCTGTTGCATCAGAGCCGAGCTGCTCCTCCACCCGCAGAAGATCCTCTTCCTCCTGTCGCTGTACTGTCCTGATGTTTCTGAGCGTGCCGTCTTCCAGATCTTTCAGCCTCTCGGTGAGCACGCTCATCTCCTGCTCCGCGGAGTTAATCCGCACAGTGACTTGGGAGTGTATGTGTTTTGCTTCCGACTTGAACGCGTCCGTGCTGGCAAGCATGTCCTCCTGGCTTCTCCTGCAGGCCGCCGTGATGTTCCGCAGCTTCTCCCGCAGGCCTCGCGCCTCCCCGGCGAGCGTCTCCTCGCCGTTCTGCACGTGCCGCACGACACTTTGGAGGCTGGACACTTCCTGCTCAAACTGGCTCAGGAGAGACATGGCCCATGTGGCTTCCTGCAGGATACTTTCAGTGGCCTCAAGCTGCATTCATAACACAAAACAATTCCCAAGGCTACTTAATCACTTTTGCATTAGGGAATCACACTAACAACCACCTGCCAGTTCATAAGACGGCTGAAATGTTCAAGTGTCGTCACTGACAAAAACATCCgtcactttaatttttaattcagtttttttaaaaacatattttaaacaaatttaaCAGATCAGACTGTCGGAAATCTATACACTTGAACTAGTAATCTGAAAgctgtgtgcattttttttttttttttacctccagggttatggctgcactacagatccaccgctcctggaggctatttttcccttttgttgcccttgttgtttattgttgttgttattcctatggtattatatattatattgttatcgctgttgttgttggataggacagagagaaatcgagagaggtggggaagacagagaggcagagagaaagacagacacctgcagacttgcttgaccatttgtgaagtgacgcccctgcaggtggggagccgggggctcgaaccgggagccttatgttggtccttgtgtttcgtgccctgtgcgcttaacctgctgcgctaccgcctggccgcCAGCTGTGCGCATTTTTATGAAGGTATATCCAAGAGAGAAGAAATAACGCTAAAGAAgtcgggggggggcaggtggtgg
This portion of the Erinaceus europaeus chromosome 7, mEriEur2.1, whole genome shotgun sequence genome encodes:
- the IKBIP gene encoding inhibitor of nuclear factor kappa-B kinase-interacting protein isoform X1, encoding MSEVKNRKKPGPRAAPDDGHRGEGGKGAAARGGGGGWADSRTGLSLLSLGTCLGLAWLVFQQSEKFTKMENQYQSLQTETSEFRGLQNKISLISEKLEATESILQEATWAMSLLSQFEQEVSSLQSVVRHVQNGEETLAGEARGLREKLRNITAACRRSQEDMLASTDAFKSEAKHIHSQVTVRINSAEQEMSVLTERLKDLEDGTLRNIRTVQRQEEEDLLRVEEQLGSDATAVRKLEAEKNELFARGKELTLKLSSYEPKVEECKTHLPAIENAVRSVLRVSQDLMGTEKKVEDLTVQMFHVEEDMLNAVSEVMELQRALEGVQYDNSMLKMQRELDVLKGKVQDFITYSSTRGKGAPEEHDPENEN